Within Wyeomyia smithii strain HCP4-BCI-WySm-NY-G18 chromosome 2, ASM2978416v1, whole genome shotgun sequence, the genomic segment GTTTGTTTTATGAATTTGCAACCGTAATAGTGAAAATTAGTGTGAAACATCTTCGGACAATGCACTATGGTCGGAATCGTGTGAATTATACGACAAAAATCTGACAATGGTTCTCGTGTGCCGCTCAGTGCTGAGTCAACGACGAACAAGAAGTATAAAGTTGCCTTCAACAATTGGCGGAGTATGCCGTTCGCTAATTTCGAGGAATGCTGATAAACGGGACGAATCGACTTTCATCCGTTTCATCATGGGTAGCCACAAACTAAAGGTGGCCAGGTGGTTCCAGTAACCGATGCCTCTAGGGGTAGCGCGTTTAGGTCAACCGCGGCGACCGAAAACTGCTGCCCCACAATCCTGCTTAGTTAAGTATTTATTCTTATCTGCAACAATGCAGTACGTTTACGCTGTGATAATTTTCAGTTCACGTCAGTTACCTGACTGTTTTCAACGGAGTTAAACCTCCACCCGGACCGCTGCGTCTACGTGTTTTCGGAGTCGGACCTCCGCCTGGACCTCTGCGTCATTATGTGTGTTTGGAGCCGTGCCTCCCCTTGGATCCATGCGTCCCCGCCATGGAATGGTTAGCAGCCGTGCCTGCTTTCGATGGAGCTGTGTATTCATCTCGGACCCACGCGTCTGTACAAAGTGATGTTTATGGAATAGCGCCTCCATTAACGGACCTGTGCGTCCACGCTGTTTTCGGAGCGATGCCTCCAGGAGCCTAGCCTCCTTTGTGTAAATATTCGGAGTCGTACCTCCACCCTTCGGAGCCCTGCCTCCTCGTGTTGATATTCGGAGCCGTGCCTCCAACTGCCGGACCCCTTCATTCGGAAAACGTTGAAACCCATAGGGTTTCAAGGGGGGGGGAGTATGTTCGCGCCAAAAGTCCCGCCTCAGATGGGCACAACTGTAAGTCGCCCACCACACAggctgaggcccaagcgacgccgACTTGTGCGCGCTTATTCCAagcttaagaatatcagcttcatcataatatcggaagtactctatcctgatactgttgcggttcaggtgttcattgccaaattaatgagttttttgaaaacaaaaatacagttgaaaaaagcgatattaatgtctgatggagcgcctcacaatacaaaaataaaaaaactttgcaagtctttgcaagctCAAAACaagatataacgtcgatgcagagtggcatttttttgcgtcttctcatggtaaaggcccatgcgatgcaattggtggcacattaaaacgaatggcaagaaaatgcaagtttagctaaagaacatgaacatcccattacaagcgcaaaagaattgtatgattgggctaatcagaaaagtaataaaaattcatcaaaattgtcatttagttaggtatcatatgaagaaaatgaacaaggagtaacagaatggagcaatattttcaaaaaatctaaaataatagctggcacacaaaagtattactcttttgttccgatttcagaaaataagatacaaacaaagctgttttcaaaagatgacgaatcatttacttatgatgtatataaaatataaggtgacactagttctgtaaagtgtctatgtaataaaaaaaaatatgttcctaagataataaaactcgaaaataaatatttgatttttatatatatttatatcacttaggacatttaactctttccttgagaaccgttcgcccaatcgttttgttgtatatttttgatcaagcattccaatgaacgtatggtttttgctggagaaccatggacaaattaagaaaaacgtgtattttcctaaactTTAATAATTgtttgagcttaaattagaaataactcgaaaaccaatgcctttagaatgttaactatcaagagctttttgattcaacatgactctctgcatcttttaaaatcatcagaatacaaatattttgaaaaatgtttgaattagaattttcataaaaaaattaatctaccataaaaaattatttttcatttctccatcctggactttttttttaaaagttgcgtattatcgtcaagtttctttaaaaaaaaatttaaaaaaaattcaactcttttttttttaaattgaaatataatgtttatttttatttttttttggtcaaaaaaacaattttttttctacagtgtatatttttttttatgatgcatttttaatttcctgcaactcattctcagacagtttttctatacaaccaacggtttctgggctacaatgcttcgaataaaacctatgccaaaaggcattcttccttttagaatgtaactcatgggtgtaaaaaatcactCCATCTGTGGagaatgctcagtttgctgagccaaatacgtgtgcaaagtttcattcaaatcaaaaatggtcgattaaattttcgcgtattttcaggcgatttgaaataattttgctcatgtaatagtgttgatatgtcaccgtttgtggcagaacacacaagaaaaattattattggATTAAACATttcttggagaatagaaaaaaaattcattgctattttttctacaaaatggcggctgtacagcgattgccgtgaaccgcttttttaaaagttctttcgcggcgagcagtagaagcgtgcccaacgccacctataaccaaaacaaaattttcttcaTTATCTACATGAGTGTTGCTAGTGAAGTACGCATGATTAtattttcggatttttttcgcaaaatggcaacggtttgaaaaaacaattctttttcgacaaataaaatcgtttataacttttgttgttgttaatcaatcttcaaaatcgtgtgtacttcactagataactagttaaaattatttaaaactagttaaaatttcaaatcaatcggatgtaaactttttcagttctgctgctcgccgattttgaaaacatggtttcgagaaaaacgcgttcaaaGTTTCAAAACGCTATAAATCTCATGATAAATAATaaagcaataataaagcccctaataatttttttaccttcagtcagctatccctgcgccgtaaaattgTTCTTCCTGGGCttcattttcctcttcttcctttttgttatctgatgtaaggctgcgctTAGCCTTTATCGCGATATGAGACATGCGATGCTCGGCGACTTTGACGCGCAAAATGCAAAACTCAAatttgtcactcatatttaagtacttttgaatataactcacagttgaaaagtgtagaaaaactcaaacaaggAACGCACACAACGAGaatggctgatcgactaaacaaagggaaattgtgagtaaggggccgttcaataataacgtaagcatatttttccactttcccaaccccccctccccccttgtaagacatcgtaagattttttgatattctccCTCCtcctagtaagatcttactatatatactatatatagatttttattatagttttatcatcctgacgcaagcacaatacttcgttttaattcgagttaatcatTCTGCCGTAATtttcttttaatgaattttaccgtccacactttcatgaacatggttatttgaacattaacagctgcattaacaacattaacaatgtttttcttacgtaagatattcaactcaccccccccccccctgtaagacagcgtaagaaaattgcacaccccccctccccctctacttgcttacgtaattattgaacggcccctaaacACGTGCTAtggagacgctataacggtagaaacttgatgcagcgacctctatacttcaaatttgaaacactatAACGATCATGGGTAACTTCTGTTaatttacaaagcctcgaaataaaaagaaaaacgagcatggccaaaacaaacgaaaaatgttattttggagcatgaaagttgttcggtaaaaattgatttaaacgaattttgagtttagatcagtacttgggcgatgtagatttcaATTCTAGGACAGTTTtggcatgatttaagccaataaaaaaaatgaagagaaaattttttttggtggaGCACATCTACCTTTTCGACAGCAGttgtaaaaaaacaaaacattagcTAACACTCGTTAAAAATCATTGGCGGTTTTAGGAAAACCAGCCTCATGCGCTATGTCACCAAAACAGTGGAGCATATTATATGCGTCTGTCTAGAGTTCGAGTGACCACGGCAAACAAATAATATTtccaataaaatgaaaattcgctGTCGCCTTCGGATGGAACATCCACCGTACCACCTCCTAGTCAAAAATTCTGGATCTACTTGTCCCGTATCTCTCGTGAAGTCACTGctgaacaagtttgcgagtTGGCAAAGCAAAGATTGGGCACAAATGACGTTGACGCTGTTAGGTTGGTAGCCAAGGGAAAGTATATCAAATCGCTGTCATTCATTTCATTTAACGTTGGCATTAGTGCTGACCTAAAACCAGAGGCACTTTCGACTTCAACGTGGCCTAGAGGAATGTTGTTTCGCAAGTTCAGAGACAATAATGCTGCTGCAAATTTTTGGAATCCTATTCAATcgatagcggtctcgatcaactagattagttgagagaattcgttttcgatattgtttttggcacattttgcatgtgtaggataagtacaacgatacaccgtgccccagtgctgagtcgagaaattttccagctcgaaaagttcctcgactcgatcggaaatcgaacccgatatcacaaccgtgtgggagagctagccgaccgttatcgctaaccacagagcgaCGGGGACCACAGAATGCAGACCCTCAACAATCTTCAATCATGGATCTGATGTCAACTCACTTCCTAGGACCCAGGACGAAGTAGTAATGACGGAATAAATTGTATTCAAGACACCATCCTTCCTGTCTTCCAACAACTGGGACGCAATGATAATAGTGGAAGCCCCTAATCCCCCCTCCGCAGTCGTGTCATTCCAGCCAGCGACCAGCAGCCGTCCCAGGCCTGCGTGTGGGCATGGAGAAGGGGTCTTCCAAATATCTAACGCAGGCAAGTATGATTCTATTTCACACTTGACAAGATCTAATCTGCCTATCGCTTCCAGCCTTTCCTCGTTACCGCCAACCATATCTCATCAGCCATCTGTTACGACCGAGCTAAGACGTCCTTTGGTTAATGTACGAAACGAACGAAAGTTACGCATCTTTTACCAAAATGTTCGTGGACTCCGGACAAAAATCGACACTTTGTTTCTTGCTGCTTCCGACTCTGAGTACGATGTTATCGTTCTCACTGAAACATGGCCGCAGCTTTTCGGTAGTTCATTCACTGTATTTCGAATGGATCGCAGTAGGGTGAATAGTCGAAAATCGCGTGGTGGTGGAGCCTTGATGGCCGTTTCCTTCAGGCACTGCTGCTGCTTAGACCCAGCACCGATTAGTAACACACTTCGGCAACTGTGGGTAAAAATCCAACTGGATAGGTCAACCTTAAGCATTGGAGTGTTGTATCTGCCCCCTGATCGTCGAAATGATCTTGATGATATTCAGAAACATGCTGACTCAATTGGATCCGTTCTATCCCGTCTGAATCCCCACGACATTGCTGTTCTATTTGGGGATTATAACCACCGAGAGCTACATTGGGTAGCTTCGGAGAGCAGTGGCCTTGTTGTTGATACAAGTAGATCACGTTTAACCGCAGCTGGAAGTGCTCTGTACGACGCATTCTGTTTTAACGGTTTGACGCAAACAAATCCAGTCAAAAACGCTCGTGCTAGAACTCTCGACCTAGTGCTGGTGAACGAGCCAGCGTTTCAGAACCTTTCTGTTATGGGGGCCAACGATCCTATGGTGAGAATTGACCCGGATCATCACGCTCTGGATGTAACCGTGACGGAAGTAGTGCCTATTGCACTTGAATTAGCTCCACAACATCGTGGATTCAATTTTAAGCTTGCTGCTTACGATGTGTTTAATGAAGCGTTATCAGCAATTGACTGGAAATTCATCGATTCGCAAGAGGATCTGATAGACATTGTCGACATGTTTACCGCAACGATTCGAACAGTAATTGTAGCTCATGTTCCACTGCAACGACCACCGATGAAACCTGCTTGGGCTAATCGACATCTCCGTGAGCTGAAGCACCTCAGACGAACTGCTCAACGAAACTATCAAGCAAcacatacaaattttacaatcaatTCCTGTACTCTCGTTACATTGAGCGAACTCAAAGAAGTTTACGTCGACATCCAAAAAAAGTTCAGGTCTTTCTTTCGTTCTAAACGAAAGGAAAATGGACCAGCTTCCATGTTCCTCGGTAATTTGTCTGCTAACACAGCTTCTTCTAAATGCGAATTATTTGCTGAGAATTTTAAAGCCGCTTTTTCGTCTTCAGTTGCTATGCCAGATCAGATTGACGCTGCAATACGCGATACTACGCAGGAGAGTTTCGATTGTGGAATTTTCCAAGTGACAGAAGCGCACGTTTTGAGTGCAATTCGAAAGCTGAAACATTCCACTTGTCCTAGGCCAGACGGGATCCCGCCatcattgttgaaaaactgctcgaacGAACTGGTGGCGCCTCGTGTAAAGATGTTTAATCTTTCTCTGCAGCAAGGATTGTTACCTACTAGTTGGAAAAATTCATTGCTCACACCGATACACAAAGAGGGGACAAGTGCAACATAGCTAATTATCGAGAATTTACATCATTATGTGCTTGTTCCAAAGTTTTCGAAATAGTCGCCAGAACACTGCTGTTTTCATCGTGCAACAACTATATTTCTAGCAACCAACATTATCCTAAGAGATCCGTCACAACCAATCTGTCGCAGTTCTCTTCGTTGTGTTCTCGCTCAATAGACGCGGGAATGCAAGTGTATGCTGTGTACACAAACTTTAAGGCTCCGTGTGATCGTCACATTCCGAGCCATTTACAATGtcttctggagtgccgcaagggaGCAATCTGGGTCCACTTTTATTCTCACTGTTTATTAACGACGTTGCTACAATTTTACCGCGAGGTACACGACTCCTTTCCGCAGACGATgtaaaaatgtttcggattATAGCCTGTCTTGGAAACTGTTTGGAGTTACAAAAGTTGCTTGATGCTTTCAGTGATTGGAACAATCGTAATCTTCTTATCCTGTGTGTAGAAAAATGTCATGTGATTACCTTCAGcagaaagcttcaatcaattagcTTTCCATACAGCTTGTCTGGGCAAGCTCTTCAGCGGGTAAGCCAAGTATAAGATCTTGGCGTAATTTTGGATAGTCAGCTTACATTCCGGGCACACTACGaagatgtcatttcaagagcCAACAAGCAACTAGGGTTTATTTTTAGAATTGCCGATGGATTCCGCGATCCACTGTGCATGAAAGCTTTGTACTGCGCCCTGGTAAGATTGATGCTCGAATCAGCGGTTGTCGCTTGGTGTCCGTCTGGATTGATCGCATGGAAGCTGTTCAGAAAAAATTCGTGCGTATGGCACTAAGGCATCTTCCTTGGCATGACGCTACGAGGTTGCCCCCCTATGAGCACCGCTGCATGTCATTGGGGATTGAAACGTTGGAGAAAAAAGATCCAACGCACAAATTATCTTTGTTGCGAAGGTcctgaaaaattaaattgattcACCCGCTATTCTCGCAAAATTGAATCTCTACGCTCCAGAAAGGAATCTGCGGAGACGTCAGCTTTTGAACTTGGAGGCAAGGTAGAGTCGGTACGGCCAGTATGATGCGATTAGGCTTATCTCTACGAGGTTCAATGAGGTTGCAGAACTGTTCGACTTCAACGAACCCATCAACACTTTTTTACGTCGCCTGCGGATTTGCTAATTATTTATTGTTAATCGTCTTTAGttgttaattttattcattaagacaaaaattgtcagatggaatttttaaatacgtacaacataacataacataacaaaatTAGAGAAACACTCAGCAACGATAAAAAAATCACGCAAATTCGATACTTTGCATCAAATTCGCATAAATACCTACTCAAAACCGCCTGAAGTGGGAAATTTTAATTAAGATGCGACCTTCAGCGTCTGGTAACACGTTCAATCAGTCTGATCAAACAAGTTGTCTTCGTTGCAATTTTCCTGCAACAATCTGCAAAATTAGCCTCCCAAACATCGTAAGGAGAGAAATACTTGCTAGTTAAACCATTTCAAAACGTCATGACAATCCAGTCGGTTCgcaaaaatttaatcaaaaCATACTTTTATCCGCTGCCGCGCTTCATCAAACGAATAGCGAAACTCTCAGTTGCCAACAAAACGAAATTGTTATCCAGTGCTTCATTATCTGCTAACCtcgtttcaaattgaaattcctTACCTCGAGTTGCGAGACCGATTGTTGTTCAGTTCAACAATGAGCGAACGAGCGAACCTGTTATCTCTGCAAACGAAACCACCCAACCGGGTGTAAAATTACCGGATGGATTGCAGTGACTAGGGTAGGAGCTCCAAAAGTTCACAACTTTACCGGTATCAGAGTGGTACGGCGCTTCGTGTGAAGAATTCGTAGTACTTTTTCAAACCCCTAACGGTGTCCCAACCAGACTCCAGATATGGGTTCATATTTTTTTGACTGGTGTTCACCCGTCATTGTTGATGTTGGCTCGGTTCTTTTTGCTCTTGATAGCCTCACTCAAGTCGCGGCAGTCAAGTGTCAAAGAGTGGAGAAAAATGACGTTCAAGATTATGTAAAATGTGGTGTGTGCACTTTTCTTGGCAGAACAAACCGCGCACCCTGTGGGAAAGATCACTCAACCAAAAACCGCTTGCGTAAACGTTGTACAAATCACACGAAACAAAAGTTGCAACTAAATCTATCACTAGTTGTATGAAACAAAGCGTTATTTTGGAGAAAAATAGATTCGCTTGCCGAATGAAATTCTATGCTGACATGACATGAATTTCTCTgactttgatatttttttatataaaatggCAACATCATGACATTCGTGTCATAAATACTTTTGATATGTTAATTTCAAAGTACTGTGCTGGCGGCGTTAGTTACAGCGGCAAAATATTGAATGATAAAGTTATACAGGGCGCATTTCTGCCAGTCGGTATCAGATTTAACTCCCGAGGAAATGCAgacaaatatttacaaattttatttacttttttggAAAATCCAATTATTTCCGCTCCACAATACAAATTTGGCCTTGTTGAAGAGTGTCAATCAACCGCACGCACGCACGCAACCATGCACACGCATTTGAACCACCCAGTCACTCCACTCCGGCCTGGTGCCGGGTGGTTACAGCTGCGAGGTGAGTTCTGTGCAAATAAATTGCAATCGGGTCATcttgtatttatttttaatttcctgcTGTCGGCATAGGTAATAACATTGGAAAATGTTGATGCGATTAATATTGTTTCAGTTGCGGTTTGGTAGCAAGGAAAATATGTAATCACATTTTTGAAATCGTGTTAACCACTGCTGCGTGGAGCCTGCTAACCGCTGCTATCCGTTGATGGGGAACGATATTTATTCTGTCTTTTAACCGATACATTgggtaaaaaaaattgacagacgCAGGACAGATGGATGGACAGAGCAATCGATGGTGACGGACATTATGAAGAGTTGTTTATGTTAATTGAGTTCTTTTTTCTCGGTTTGTTGGACAACAACTGGCAGGAATATTAATCAACGTGTACAAATTAATATGGAACTAGAGTTTTTGAATTGTAATAAACTGAGAGCGTCAAAAATGACAAGCCTAATGGGAGATTATTTATTGGCATATTACATATTTTTTCCATTACTCATAAATTCTGCCGTAAGAATTGGTTTTCATTTTACAGTTCATAACATAATCATACAGTCGAAAATTGCCATCTCCCAGCAGCGACAATGTTTTCGCTACTGCTCAGCAGCAACATTTTGAAAACAAACATTTATTGACCCACTGCGACTAGCTCTGTTGTTTTTGCGGAAGCTCTCGGTCCTGTACCGGTTCGTTAACCGAATTAATTGCTCTGTTTTTCACCCAGCAGGAGTAAAATTACGGCCCAAATTATTTATCACGCCACGGTTGCACTCACTGTAATCTCGGTTTCGGGCAGTTATGAAGTGGCACCGCGGTTTGCACCGGTTTCTACACCTTCTTGACCTTCAACCCCTGTCTAGGTGTTTCTGCTTTCCGCCCTGCCCAAAGTAGCAAAACGGGCAATATTTCTACATGCATACTATAATATAACACCAACGTGGAGTTTTACGTTTGTTCCTTCGGGGTGAAACGGCCATGATGAAGCTGCACGAACAGAGCTCGACTTTTGGCTGCATTTGGGGTGTGCCGCTCTTCAGCTACCAAAACGTAGAGTGTCCCGCGCTGTCAGATATAAATTGAATTGTTTATGTTACTTTTGGAAACAGTGTCTGTGGCAAGATTCATATTACTAGATGaatgtttcaactttttttttgcgcaaCCAAACTCAATTTAGTTCGAATAAGCTTTGCGGCAGACAGTAAATTTAATATGCGGTTTGCAtccgaaaattgataaaatatgcACAGTAACTGCTTTTCAAGTCGAAACTTTAGGTAAGTATTAAACTAAAGTGATTTGCTTCTAATAAAATAACATCAGAGACTACCTGAATGAGAGCTAATCGTTTCTTAAACTTTCTTAGCTTCCTCCTAAATTGTTCAATTAACCTAAATTAATCGGTGCATCCCGCGCCCCATCACCTTTCTACAAGGGTTTCCTCAAAGTCTAGTTTGCATTTATGCTGCACTAAGCGATGAGACTGTTCGCTACACTGGAAACCCAAGCCAGGCTGGGTAATAAGAGTCTTCTGTCATAATATAACAAGCTAGTGGAAACTACGGCGAATCTCATTACCTTCAATACCGCACTAGGGAAGTCACGGTGGGACCGCGATTCCAGCTCATAGCGGGTTGATATCACTATCAGTTTGGAGCACGTCTCAACAGTGCTGTCTTCTTCCCGCTGAACTTTCAGCAGCAAACCGAGAAACAACTAAACACAATGTAGGAAGGTACGTGAACATAGAGCTGACATTCCCGGTGCAATATCAGTCTTACCGAGTTACGGCACACTGCCGGAGAAAGGTTGGCACTCATCTTTGCCCGGTCATCTATACGCGACCCGTGCTGTATCATAGCTAGGTCCTAACCAATGGGAAAATTGAATTTCATCTTGATTTGCttgttctgtttctgtttctacGGCAGTTTTCTAGTGTCACAACTCACCACAGTCTATTACTTCTGTACTTGCCACGTGTCACGGTGAGTCCCGAGTGTATGGAAAATACTGCTTCCCTAACACGAAACTATTTCTTTAGAAAAAAACATTAGGTTGGTGGCCATTGTATGTAATTATCATAGAAATAATGTATTTTTTCGTTAAAAAATTAACATACCTAAATAATTGcctaaaaatcaatttaaacCTATTTATAATCTAAACCAAACCGGGAACATTTTTTGTTAACTATTCGAAGTTTAATTTCTGTATCAACTGAATCTCAGTTCAATATTTTGGAAATAATCCTAAAATATTGTTACCTAAAAATGTGTCAGAACGTTAACGTAAATATTTGTATGTGAGATATGTGTAAGGAAGTCAAACGCGGCctaaaattttaacctgaaCGAGGACGACTGCGTCAAAattagaaacaaataaaaaaatgaaaacctgATTTCTATACTAGGTTTATATAATACGTTGAATGTGAATCATTCGGTTTTATACCTTAAAGTTTcctacctttttttttttgatcctgATTGATTTTTCCGACTACcataaaaatttatttccaaaacGCA encodes:
- the LOC129719624 gene encoding uncharacterized protein LOC129719624; translation: MDYRARLQRGVTAFVDYLARWKIKANEAKTQTIISKHRQSQKISPPESCRITINGHPVEWSSKAGYLGVTIDEKLLYNTHTDNLRKRCIGLMKQLHPLTCLHVSYLTVFNGVKPPPGPLRLRVFGVGPPPGPLRHYVCLEPCLPLDPCVPAMECLSSLPPTISHQPSVTTELRRPLVNVRNERKLRIFYQNVRGLRTKIDTLFLAASDSEYDVIVLTETWPQLFGSSFTVFRMDRSRVNSRKSRGGGALMAVSFRHCCCLDPAPISNTLRQLWVKIQLDRSTLSIGVLYLPPDRRNDLDDIQKHADSIGSVLSRLNPHDIAVLFGDYNHRELHWVASESSGLVVDTSRSRLTAAGSALYDAFCFNGLTQTNPVKNARARTLDLVLVNEPAFQNLSVMGANDPMVRIDPDHHALDVTVTEVVPIALELAPQHRGFNFKLAAYDVFNEALSAIDWKFIDSQEDLIDIVDMFTATIRTVIVAHVPLQRPPMKPAWANRHLRELKHLRRTAQRNYQATHTNFTINSCTLVTLSELKEVYVDIQKKFRSFFRSKRKENGPASMFLVAMPDQIDAAIRDTTQESFDCGIFQVTEAHVLSAIRKLKHSTCPRPDGIPPSLLKNCSNELVAPRVKMFNLSLQQGLLPTSWKNSLLTPIHKEGTSAT